From Peromyscus maniculatus bairdii isolate BWxNUB_F1_BW_parent chromosome 8, HU_Pman_BW_mat_3.1, whole genome shotgun sequence, a single genomic window includes:
- the LOC143266837 gene encoding immunity-related GTPase family M protein 2-like isoform X1 has protein sequence MAMSTSKVAPLLTNMEEAVGSVEDKEYTCFSDAIPIQKNSNILSVEVVKNIETAVNEGKLGEVVSIVKDISQEVSRSTVKIAVTGDSGNGMSSFINALRLIGHEEEDSAPTGVVRTTQKPACYSSSRFPNVDLWDLPGTGVTAQSMENYLEEMDFDNYDLIIIIASEQFSSNHVKLAKAMQSMRKRFYVVWTKLDRDLGTSAHSEPQLLRSIQESIQENLQKEGVKVPPIFLVSSFKPSLHDFPKLRDTLKKDIPSMRYDGLLGTVIQICEKTINEIVKTINKSIDEDNLKSIGNSNPDNLGECQKLFQERFGVDDRSLHQVALIMNQPDVDSMIAKLSQVTQRDQDGWTLPQLSRSGIKRFYTRFNDNISCCFDSRRRRHMSQKDVLDEVAEQTKKILRVILKQSIILPQEG, from the exons ATGGCGATGTCTACATCCAAG GTTGCCCCATTGCTCACCAACATGGAAGAGGCTGTTGGGTCTGTCGAGGATAAAGAATATACATGCTTCTCCGATGCTATACCCATTCAAAAAAACAGCAATATTTTATCTGTGGAAGTTGTCAAGAATATTGAGACTGCTGTGAATGAAGGAAAGTTGGGAGAAGTGGTCTCCATAGTCAAAGATATCAGTCAGGAAGTATCCAGAAGCACAGTGAAAATTGCCGTGACTGGGGACTCTGGCAATGGCATGTCATCCTTCATCAATGCCCTTAGGCTCATTGGACATGAGGAGGAGGATTCAGCTCCCACTGGGGTGGTGAGGACCACCCAGAAACCAGCCTGTTACTCCTCCTCCAGATTTCCCAATGTGGACCTGTGGGACCTGCCTGGCACAGGGGTCACAGCTCAGAGCATGGAGAACTACCTGGAGGAGATGGACTTTGACAATTATGACCTTATCATCATCATCGCATCTGAGCAGTTCAGTTCAAACCATGTGAAGCTGGCCAAAGCCATGCAGAGTATGAGAAAGAGGTTCTATGTCGTCTGGACAAAGCTGGACAGGGACCTCGGTACAAGTGCCCACTCAGAACCCCAGCTACTGCGGAGTATCCAGGAGAGTATTCAGGAGAACCTCCAGAAGGAGGGGGTGAAGGTGCCCCCCATATTCCTGGTATCTAGCTTTAAGCCTTCATTACATGACTTCCCGAAGCTCAGAGACACACTGaaaaaagacatccccagcatgaGATATGATGGTCTCTTAGGAACCGTTATCCAAATATGCGAGAAGACTATTAATGAGATAGTCAAAACCATTAATAAGAGCATAGATGAGGATAATCTAAAATCTATTGGAAATTCAAATCCAGATAATCTGGGAGAGTGTCAGAAATTATTCCAAGAAAGATTTGGTGTGGATGACAGATCTCTCCACCAGGTGGCTCTGATTATGAACCAGCCTGATGTTGATTCCATGATTGCCAAGCTATCCcaggttacacagagagaccaagaTGGCTggactctgcctcagctttctcgTTCCGGAATCAAACGTTTCTATACAAGGTTTAACGACAACATCAGTTGCTGTTTTGACTCTCGCCGTCGTAGACACATGAGTCAGAAAGATGTGCTTGATGAAGTTGCTGAGCAAACCAAGAAAATTCTGAGGGTAATCCTGAAACAGTCCATTATCCTTCCTCAGGAGGGCTAG
- the LOC143266837 gene encoding immunity-related GTPase family M protein 2-like isoform X2: MEEAVGSVEDKEYTCFSDAIPIQKNSNILSVEVVKNIETAVNEGKLGEVVSIVKDISQEVSRSTVKIAVTGDSGNGMSSFINALRLIGHEEEDSAPTGVVRTTQKPACYSSSRFPNVDLWDLPGTGVTAQSMENYLEEMDFDNYDLIIIIASEQFSSNHVKLAKAMQSMRKRFYVVWTKLDRDLGTSAHSEPQLLRSIQESIQENLQKEGVKVPPIFLVSSFKPSLHDFPKLRDTLKKDIPSMRYDGLLGTVIQICEKTINEIVKTINKSIDEDNLKSIGNSNPDNLGECQKLFQERFGVDDRSLHQVALIMNQPDVDSMIAKLSQVTQRDQDGWTLPQLSRSGIKRFYTRFNDNISCCFDSRRRRHMSQKDVLDEVAEQTKKILRVILKQSIILPQEG; the protein is encoded by the coding sequence ATGGAAGAGGCTGTTGGGTCTGTCGAGGATAAAGAATATACATGCTTCTCCGATGCTATACCCATTCAAAAAAACAGCAATATTTTATCTGTGGAAGTTGTCAAGAATATTGAGACTGCTGTGAATGAAGGAAAGTTGGGAGAAGTGGTCTCCATAGTCAAAGATATCAGTCAGGAAGTATCCAGAAGCACAGTGAAAATTGCCGTGACTGGGGACTCTGGCAATGGCATGTCATCCTTCATCAATGCCCTTAGGCTCATTGGACATGAGGAGGAGGATTCAGCTCCCACTGGGGTGGTGAGGACCACCCAGAAACCAGCCTGTTACTCCTCCTCCAGATTTCCCAATGTGGACCTGTGGGACCTGCCTGGCACAGGGGTCACAGCTCAGAGCATGGAGAACTACCTGGAGGAGATGGACTTTGACAATTATGACCTTATCATCATCATCGCATCTGAGCAGTTCAGTTCAAACCATGTGAAGCTGGCCAAAGCCATGCAGAGTATGAGAAAGAGGTTCTATGTCGTCTGGACAAAGCTGGACAGGGACCTCGGTACAAGTGCCCACTCAGAACCCCAGCTACTGCGGAGTATCCAGGAGAGTATTCAGGAGAACCTCCAGAAGGAGGGGGTGAAGGTGCCCCCCATATTCCTGGTATCTAGCTTTAAGCCTTCATTACATGACTTCCCGAAGCTCAGAGACACACTGaaaaaagacatccccagcatgaGATATGATGGTCTCTTAGGAACCGTTATCCAAATATGCGAGAAGACTATTAATGAGATAGTCAAAACCATTAATAAGAGCATAGATGAGGATAATCTAAAATCTATTGGAAATTCAAATCCAGATAATCTGGGAGAGTGTCAGAAATTATTCCAAGAAAGATTTGGTGTGGATGACAGATCTCTCCACCAGGTGGCTCTGATTATGAACCAGCCTGATGTTGATTCCATGATTGCCAAGCTATCCcaggttacacagagagaccaagaTGGCTggactctgcctcagctttctcgTTCCGGAATCAAACGTTTCTATACAAGGTTTAACGACAACATCAGTTGCTGTTTTGACTCTCGCCGTCGTAGACACATGAGTCAGAAAGATGTGCTTGATGAAGTTGCTGAGCAAACCAAGAAAATTCTGAGGGTAATCCTGAAACAGTCCATTATCCTTCCTCAGGAGGGCTAG